A genomic segment from Chitinophaga niabensis encodes:
- a CDS encoding ThuA domain-containing protein: MKIVLYLLCSFFITDVSAQFKVIGFYTGKNDPAHVSYVHEANRWFADMAVKHGFSYDSTNNWSNMNKAFLSQYQVVLFLDTRPDDPAQREAFKAYMENGGGWMGFHFAAFALTPSAYPQNWDWYHNEFLGSGSYGSNTWRPTSAILRVEDAKHPATKNLPATFKASPNEWYRWSNDLRKNPSIKILLAIDPASFPLGTGPKAYEIWHSGYYPVVWTNRHYKMLYVNMGHNDIDYEGKTNRELSFTFNNPVQDKLILDGLLWLGKGKAMQSE, encoded by the coding sequence ATGAAAATTGTCCTATATCTGCTCTGTTCCTTTTTTATTACAGATGTTTCTGCCCAGTTTAAAGTGATCGGTTTCTACACCGGCAAGAATGACCCTGCGCATGTAAGTTATGTACACGAGGCCAACCGCTGGTTTGCGGACATGGCTGTTAAACATGGCTTCAGTTATGATTCAACCAATAACTGGAGTAATATGAACAAAGCTTTCCTCTCCCAATACCAAGTAGTACTTTTCCTCGATACCCGGCCGGATGATCCTGCACAGCGGGAAGCATTCAAAGCGTATATGGAAAACGGTGGCGGATGGATGGGTTTTCATTTTGCAGCCTTTGCCCTCACACCTTCTGCCTATCCGCAGAACTGGGACTGGTATCATAATGAGTTCCTTGGCTCCGGTTCTTATGGCAGTAATACCTGGCGGCCTACTTCTGCTATCCTGCGGGTAGAAGATGCAAAACATCCTGCCACCAAAAACTTACCTGCCACCTTTAAAGCCTCTCCCAATGAATGGTACCGCTGGTCCAACGACCTGCGCAAGAATCCTTCCATTAAAATATTACTGGCTATAGACCCTGCGAGCTTCCCTTTGGGAACAGGCCCTAAGGCCTATGAGATCTGGCATAGCGGATATTACCCGGTGGTATGGACAAACAGGCATTACAAAATGCTGTACGTGAACATGGGGCATAATGATATCGATTATGAAGGCAAAACCAACAGGGAATTATCCTTCACCTTCAATAACCCGGTACAGGATAAACTGATCCTGGATGGATTATTATGGCTGGGAAAGGGTAAGGCCATGCAGTCTGAGTAA
- a CDS encoding SelT/SelW/SelH family protein — protein MKPHITISYCPKCGWLLRAAYMAQELLTTFEEELGGVTLKPSEIAGSYQVLLGEEVIFDRKRDGHFPEIKELKQTVRDKVSPGKSLGHSDRKAEA, from the coding sequence ATGAAACCACATATCACCATCTCATATTGCCCAAAGTGCGGCTGGCTGCTGCGCGCTGCTTATATGGCACAGGAACTCCTCACTACTTTTGAAGAAGAGCTGGGAGGCGTTACACTTAAACCTTCTGAAATAGCTGGCAGCTACCAGGTCCTGCTGGGAGAGGAAGTGATCTTTGACCGCAAGCGGGATGGGCATTTCCCGGAGATCAAGGAATTAAAGCAAACAGTAAGGGATAAGGTGAGTCCCGGTAAGAGCCTGGGGCATTCAGACCGTAAGGCAGAAGCCTGA
- a CDS encoding MG2 domain-containing protein, with amino-acid sequence MKYLSCLFLFMMAFVGNCFAQQLSYATAKEKIYVQTDHVFYKPGETVYFKLYLVNARDQRPSNFSSIAYVEVITPSGTPLAKYNYRVENGYIEGSFDFPEQATGGVYKIKAYTSWMRNEKETTWFTKEITLQKVIAPRLLMKLEFPKKGYGGGDEVIADFSVRSLDDQPVRNKEAKYTVSVSGVVIQTSNFSTNQEGKAQLRFRLPKDLSSGDGLLNITLQHDGYVEAISRSIPIVLNKIDLQFMPEGGRLVNGLTTNVAFKAINEQGKPVDVKGDVTDDKGRKVTSIESYHFGMGKFSFTPEANRTYTVKISSPANITGSFKVPAAIQKGVVINMTDNKVRLLATQPIVVRLIGQVKGVNYFNETISLQKGEQEIPVNTGLFPAGIARFTVYTEQDQPLAERIVFLNKQKLLDVKITTDKDKYLPREKVTLHLKTLDEDGKPVPSNFSLSVIDDKLWSFADDKQDHIISWLMMSTELKGKIEEPAFCFKKEEPKAAGTLDLVMLTHGYRYFDYLPSIELDGKLLYAPDQQHTISGLVLNDKKEPVKATVYLIHSHGDKKAMEMITSGDGLFFFADVQPNTNYTLIAKSFNRNEKLSIKVDQNGIGSNPIAARQFGAQFNNMAPAVIPVAAKPIEQPELWPKDEKEKKLEEVVVVGFGVQQKKTMAGAIITIAKQDLAMNANMQEALAGKIAGVQVVQNANPGFGSRIMIRGANSLNGSNEPLWVVNGVVMDRIDLSTLNPNDIESVTVLKNSAASAIYGCMAANGVIIIESKKLNQKKISIDLTSQYYYATTQVTSATPSYAVARKFYAPLYQTTTTRERNDFRETIYWNPVVQTNAKGEATVEFYNSDATTTFRAIAEGIGYNGKVGRAEHTYAAQHAISADAKIPPYLTVGDKALIPLVIKNNRNVATDIHIALSLPEKIKTGSFDSRFVLPAGQAREVLIPIEATATVEGTIRFSVNEEVLALPVTASDKGFPVIETFSGNVSAQHTVNINKMIPGSLRTNLRLYTSLEGQLLDGIESMLREPSGCFEQTSSSTYPNIFILKYLRESGRSNEKIEKKAMGYIENGYKRLVGYETAENGFEWFGHTPPHVALTAYGLLEFTAMQEFLHVDKQMLARTKDFLLKRRDGKGTFRMSDGGYDRFASVPARIANIYVVYALTQAGIGKEIELEYKTALNSAIQNNDPYQLAMMAIAASNMKSENDYRVLMNTLRTINMDKAETSVVNSRDESLQIETLSLYALALMRDPSPRIGEVAGIISKVLGQKSYYGYGSTQATVLALEAIVAYSKLAGQRPDDFRLDFSLNGATVQPGAQHAFREGKNAFHAHFANEKETVPYNMEVAYFTFTPPNSEKAELKLDTRLKDTRTKVGETVRLDIQVTNDKSILQPMAIVKIGIPAGLATQPWQLKEIMEKKEAAYYEIFDNYLVLYWMGFAPNEVKKVSLDLKAEVPGTYKGKASNTYLYYTPEHKHWNEGLDVNILP; translated from the coding sequence ATGAAATACCTCTCCTGCCTATTCCTGTTCATGATGGCCTTTGTGGGTAACTGTTTCGCACAGCAGCTGAGTTATGCCACGGCCAAAGAAAAGATCTATGTTCAAACAGATCATGTGTTCTATAAGCCGGGTGAAACGGTCTATTTCAAATTATACCTGGTGAATGCCCGGGACCAGCGGCCTTCCAACTTCAGCAGTATTGCTTATGTGGAAGTGATCACACCTTCCGGCACACCATTAGCCAAATACAACTACCGTGTTGAAAACGGATACATCGAAGGTTCTTTTGATTTTCCGGAACAGGCCACAGGCGGTGTGTACAAGATCAAAGCCTATACTTCCTGGATGCGGAATGAAAAAGAAACTACCTGGTTCACCAAAGAGATCACACTACAAAAAGTGATAGCACCACGCCTGTTGATGAAACTGGAATTTCCTAAAAAGGGATATGGTGGCGGCGATGAAGTGATAGCGGATTTTTCAGTGCGCAGCCTGGATGACCAGCCTGTGCGAAACAAAGAGGCAAAGTACACCGTATCTGTTTCCGGCGTAGTGATCCAGACCAGTAATTTTTCTACCAATCAGGAAGGAAAAGCACAACTGCGGTTCCGGTTACCAAAAGACCTTTCTTCCGGCGATGGCCTGCTGAATATCACCCTTCAGCATGATGGTTATGTGGAAGCTATTTCCCGGAGCATCCCTATCGTACTGAATAAAATAGACCTTCAGTTTATGCCGGAAGGTGGCAGGCTGGTAAATGGCCTCACCACCAATGTTGCCTTTAAGGCCATCAATGAACAAGGAAAACCGGTGGATGTAAAGGGAGATGTAACAGACGATAAAGGCCGCAAGGTTACTTCCATTGAGAGTTATCATTTTGGGATGGGGAAATTCAGCTTTACACCTGAAGCCAACCGTACATATACTGTTAAGATCAGCTCACCAGCCAACATTACGGGATCCTTCAAGGTCCCTGCTGCTATACAAAAGGGCGTGGTGATCAATATGACGGATAATAAGGTCCGCCTCCTGGCTACACAGCCCATCGTTGTCAGGCTTATTGGACAGGTAAAAGGTGTGAATTACTTTAATGAAACCATCTCTCTTCAAAAAGGAGAACAGGAGATCCCCGTAAACACAGGCTTATTCCCCGCCGGTATTGCCCGTTTCACTGTTTATACCGAACAGGACCAGCCCCTGGCAGAGAGGATCGTTTTCCTCAACAAACAAAAACTGCTGGATGTTAAGATCACTACAGACAAGGATAAATACCTGCCCAGGGAAAAAGTAACCCTGCATCTGAAAACACTCGATGAGGATGGGAAACCGGTACCTTCCAACTTTTCATTGTCTGTGATAGATGATAAGCTCTGGTCCTTTGCAGATGATAAACAGGATCATATCATTTCCTGGCTGATGATGAGCACTGAACTGAAAGGAAAGATAGAAGAGCCTGCCTTCTGTTTCAAAAAAGAAGAACCCAAAGCAGCGGGTACACTGGACCTGGTGATGCTTACCCATGGATACCGTTATTTCGACTATCTCCCCTCTATAGAACTGGATGGCAAATTATTATACGCACCGGACCAGCAGCATACCATCAGCGGTCTCGTATTGAATGATAAGAAAGAACCGGTGAAGGCGACTGTATACCTTATACATTCTCATGGGGACAAAAAAGCAATGGAAATGATCACCTCCGGAGACGGGTTATTCTTCTTTGCCGATGTGCAGCCAAACACTAACTATACCCTGATCGCGAAATCATTTAACCGGAATGAAAAGCTGAGCATTAAGGTAGATCAGAACGGCATCGGGTCTAATCCAATAGCTGCGCGGCAATTTGGCGCCCAATTCAACAATATGGCGCCTGCGGTGATACCTGTTGCAGCTAAACCCATAGAGCAGCCTGAATTATGGCCGAAGGATGAAAAAGAAAAGAAGCTGGAAGAAGTGGTAGTGGTAGGCTTTGGCGTGCAACAGAAGAAAACCATGGCAGGCGCAATAATTACAATAGCCAAACAGGACCTGGCCATGAATGCCAATATGCAGGAAGCGCTGGCTGGTAAAATAGCAGGTGTGCAGGTTGTTCAGAATGCCAACCCGGGTTTTGGCAGCAGGATAATGATACGGGGCGCCAATTCCCTCAACGGATCAAATGAGCCATTGTGGGTAGTGAATGGTGTGGTGATGGACAGGATAGATCTGAGCACCTTAAACCCTAATGACATCGAATCCGTTACCGTACTGAAAAATTCAGCAGCTTCCGCTATCTATGGCTGCATGGCTGCTAATGGCGTGATCATCATAGAATCCAAAAAGCTCAACCAGAAAAAGATCAGCATTGATCTCACCTCCCAGTATTATTACGCTACCACCCAGGTAACATCCGCCACCCCCAGCTATGCAGTGGCCAGGAAGTTCTATGCCCCCCTGTATCAGACCACCACTACCAGGGAAAGGAATGATTTCAGGGAAACCATTTACTGGAACCCGGTTGTACAAACAAACGCAAAGGGAGAAGCTACAGTAGAATTCTATAACTCAGATGCTACCACTACTTTCAGGGCTATTGCGGAAGGGATCGGGTATAACGGAAAAGTGGGCAGAGCGGAACATACCTATGCCGCACAGCATGCTATCAGTGCAGATGCCAAGATACCGCCTTACCTGACTGTTGGAGACAAAGCCCTGATCCCTCTTGTGATCAAGAACAACAGGAATGTTGCCACGGACATTCATATTGCACTGAGCTTACCTGAAAAAATAAAGACAGGCAGTTTTGACAGCCGCTTTGTATTACCTGCAGGGCAGGCAAGGGAAGTATTAATACCCATAGAAGCTACAGCGACAGTGGAAGGAACCATCCGTTTCTCCGTGAATGAAGAAGTTCTCGCCCTGCCAGTTACGGCAAGCGATAAAGGTTTCCCGGTGATAGAAACATTCTCCGGAAATGTATCTGCACAACATACCGTGAACATTAATAAAATGATCCCGGGCAGCCTGAGAACAAATCTCCGCCTTTACACCAGCCTCGAAGGCCAGTTACTGGACGGCATTGAATCCATGCTGCGGGAACCCTCCGGTTGTTTTGAGCAGACCTCTTCTTCCACCTATCCCAATATTTTCATCCTTAAGTATTTGCGGGAATCCGGAAGATCGAATGAGAAGATTGAAAAGAAAGCGATGGGGTATATTGAAAACGGTTATAAAAGACTGGTGGGATATGAAACGGCAGAGAACGGATTTGAATGGTTCGGTCATACACCTCCGCATGTAGCGCTCACTGCTTATGGTTTATTGGAATTTACGGCCATGCAGGAATTCCTGCATGTAGATAAACAAATGCTGGCACGCACGAAAGATTTTCTGTTGAAACGCAGAGACGGTAAAGGTACCTTCCGGATGTCCGATGGAGGTTACGACCGCTTTGCATCAGTACCAGCCAGGATTGCCAACATCTATGTGGTATATGCTTTAACACAGGCGGGTATCGGTAAAGAGATTGAACTGGAATATAAAACAGCTTTGAACAGCGCCATTCAAAACAACGATCCTTACCAACTGGCTATGATGGCTATTGCCGCCAGCAATATGAAAAGTGAAAATGACTACAGGGTATTGATGAACACATTACGCACTATCAATATGGACAAAGCGGAAACCAGCGTAGTGAATTCCCGCGATGAATCGCTGCAAATAGAAACGCTTTCACTTTATGCCCTGGCATTGATGCGGGATCCTTCTCCCAGGATCGGGGAAGTGGCGGGGATCATATCAAAGGTCCTGGGGCAAAAATCCTACTATGGTTATGGTTCCACACAGGCTACGGTATTAGCTTTGGAAGCGATCGTTGCTTATTCCAAACTGGCCGGGCAAAGGCCGGATGATTTCAGGCTTGATTTTAGCCTGAATGGAGCAACTGTTCAACCAGGTGCACAACATGCTTTCAGGGAAGGGAAGAATGCTTTCCATGCACATTTTGCCAATGAGAAAGAAACCGTACCCTATAACATGGAAGTAGCTTACTTTACCTTCACCCCGCCGAATAGTGAAAAAGCAGAACTGAAACTGGATACCCGGTTAAAGGATACACGCACGAAAGTGGGAGAAACGGTAAGGCTGGATATACAGGTGACCAATGATAAATCCATCCTGCAACCTATGGCCATAGTGAAGATCGGTATCCCGGCCGGTTTGGCCACACAGCCCTGGCAGCTGAAAGAGATCATGGAAAAGAAAGAAGCAGCCTATTATGAGATCTTTGATAACTATCTCGTATTATACTGGATGGGCTTTGCACCAAACGAGGTTAAAAAGGTAAGCCTGGACCTTAAGGCAGAAGTACCCGGTACTTATAAAGGCAAGGCGAGTAATACCTATCTCTATTATACGCCGGAACACAAACATTGGAATGAGGGCTTAGATGTAAATATCCTTCCTTAA
- a CDS encoding TonB-dependent receptor, translating into MNRTSITLLFILTPFLLYAQSTHPVEPVISNDYLKLIASPGRQHDSSYSMRKSPLVIDSYFYPSMPVKKIRVVDGKLKITRNDAYRLALGGSLNAALEYKTINRLPALQEQYVQGRSVNGELVYRGPETNELLSYGPSLQPGAPAYHHPVFRTARLFSQAFNLQADLLKNNLLAWNFDLKLGQSKEQTFIRENENSSKSMAFTLGAMIKGMKISGSYNYLHTRFTNSNRNGFLNRVYQNALLTPVSFGDPYTSYSSLADNPNFLLRNSGNNYFQTQQNTGLIISKWHQKYEYKLTQSYENIQENSLEGYKPGTAYFPAGITFQRNKHDANYFLHANGLYRISHSSRLNSEIKGNYTLRDLRSAINTYHYQRTAQQATLSFATRYNTYDIETGIDAGNRIYLSNTLINHQYFSPSANIYAQLKGHLKLRANASYNQYYSELPVSQSLSYANLFQYSSAQAMQYFPLKEVNGYDKMRPVTNREWTGVLSLTFKHLFISGEVFLRDVQDEMFPVYENNAIVLKNIADHRKTGIDLSLQLFETGIFNRRFSTTNRLSFYAYNDKVTQVADGYNFSPIAGFSNVRKALVKGEVLGAIVGNTYERDANQQLIIGPDGFPLVNDRLSVIGNPIPDLVIKMSHDLHWKQLTFGIDWEWKKGGDVWNGTQAALDYYGRSDANRHVKGYVFPGVTTDGHVNTMPVDFYNPALPVEQNRWVRYGESGVAEAYIQKGDHLRINNLQLSWHLHFKHIKSPQKITLSTYISNLLLWTAYKGVDPNQVLYDQTNAGGLDFFNLPATKTYGFNVSLQF; encoded by the coding sequence ATGAACAGGACCTCTATCACGCTTCTTTTTATCCTTACACCTTTTCTATTATATGCCCAATCGACCCACCCTGTTGAGCCGGTAATATCCAACGACTATCTTAAACTGATCGCTTCCCCGGGCAGACAGCATGATTCCAGTTACAGCATGCGGAAAAGCCCTTTGGTGATAGATAGTTATTTCTACCCTTCGATGCCTGTTAAAAAGATCAGGGTGGTGGATGGGAAACTGAAGATCACCCGCAATGATGCTTACCGTTTAGCCCTTGGCGGTAGTTTAAATGCAGCCCTAGAATACAAAACCATTAACCGGCTGCCAGCCTTACAGGAACAATATGTGCAAGGCCGGTCAGTAAATGGAGAATTAGTATACCGCGGCCCGGAAACCAATGAGCTGCTAAGTTACGGCCCTTCCCTTCAACCCGGCGCGCCCGCATATCATCATCCTGTTTTCAGAACAGCCCGCCTCTTCTCACAGGCTTTTAACCTGCAAGCCGATCTTTTAAAGAATAACCTGTTGGCATGGAACTTTGATCTGAAACTGGGGCAATCCAAAGAGCAGACCTTTATCAGGGAGAACGAGAACAGTTCCAAAAGCATGGCCTTTACACTGGGAGCCATGATCAAAGGGATGAAGATCTCCGGCAGTTATAATTACCTGCACACCCGCTTTACCAATTCCAACAGGAACGGTTTCCTCAACAGGGTTTATCAGAATGCTCTTTTAACACCGGTTAGTTTCGGCGATCCTTATACAAGCTATAGTTCGCTGGCAGATAATCCTAACTTCCTGCTGCGGAACAGTGGCAACAACTACTTTCAAACGCAGCAGAACACCGGTCTGATCATCAGCAAATGGCACCAGAAATATGAATACAAATTAACCCAGTCTTACGAAAATATACAGGAGAACAGCCTGGAAGGATATAAACCCGGCACCGCTTACTTCCCCGCCGGCATTACATTTCAGCGGAACAAACACGATGCGAACTATTTCCTGCATGCCAATGGCCTCTATCGTATATCCCACAGCAGCCGTCTCAACTCGGAGATCAAGGGGAACTATACATTACGGGACCTTCGGTCTGCCATCAATACTTACCACTATCAGCGAACGGCACAACAGGCCACACTTAGTTTCGCCACCAGGTATAACACCTATGATATCGAAACCGGGATAGATGCAGGGAACAGGATCTATCTTTCCAATACACTGATCAATCATCAATACTTTTCCCCTTCTGCGAACATATACGCACAATTGAAAGGCCACTTAAAACTCAGGGCCAATGCATCCTACAACCAATACTACAGCGAGCTGCCTGTTTCCCAATCGCTCTCTTATGCTAACCTCTTCCAGTATTCTTCTGCGCAGGCCATGCAATACTTTCCCCTAAAGGAAGTGAATGGCTATGATAAGATGCGCCCTGTTACAAACAGGGAATGGACGGGCGTTCTCTCCCTCACCTTTAAACACTTGTTTATAAGCGGTGAGGTCTTTCTCCGGGATGTACAGGATGAAATGTTCCCCGTGTACGAGAATAACGCCATCGTATTAAAGAACATAGCAGATCATCGCAAAACAGGCATTGACCTGAGCCTGCAACTTTTCGAAACCGGTATATTCAACCGCCGTTTCTCTACTACCAACCGGCTTTCTTTCTATGCTTACAACGACAAGGTAACACAGGTAGCCGACGGTTACAATTTCAGCCCTATAGCTGGTTTCAGCAATGTGCGCAAAGCCCTCGTAAAAGGAGAAGTATTGGGTGCCATTGTGGGGAACACCTATGAGCGGGATGCCAATCAGCAGCTGATCATAGGGCCGGATGGCTTTCCGCTGGTGAATGACCGGTTATCCGTGATCGGCAACCCCATTCCTGATCTTGTGATCAAAATGAGCCATGACCTGCACTGGAAACAACTAACCTTTGGAATAGACTGGGAATGGAAAAAAGGAGGAGATGTATGGAATGGCACACAGGCTGCGTTGGATTATTATGGAAGATCTGATGCAAACAGACATGTAAAAGGATATGTATTCCCCGGTGTTACAACAGACGGGCATGTGAACACAATGCCTGTTGACTTCTACAATCCGGCCCTGCCGGTGGAGCAAAACCGCTGGGTACGGTATGGGGAAAGTGGTGTGGCAGAAGCTTACATTCAAAAAGGAGATCACCTGCGCATCAATAACCTCCAGCTTTCCTGGCACCTGCACTTTAAACATATTAAATCCCCGCAGAAAATAACTTTGTCCACTTACATCAGTAACCTGCTATTATGGACGGCTTATAAAGGCGTGGACCCGAACCAGGTATTGTATGATCAGACAAATGCAGGCGGCCTGGACTTCTTTAATCTCCCTGCTACGAAAACGTATGGATTTAATGTTTCACTTCAATTCTAA
- a CDS encoding molybdopterin-dependent oxidoreductase yields the protein MEDSEKLKRIVDARMKLKARFEDKIRNTPSVSDNRPMGKGNPNRHGMPVIPVGQTLTVKWPVLDLGIQPDVPLNEWRLVIDGDVESPVELTWEDFLALPQTEDTSDFHCVTTWSKLNMNWKGVRLLDLAALVQPHETATHILCYGYDGYTTNISLEEALKPDVLLVHTIEGVPLPKEHGGPVRMITPQLYAWKGSKWINRIEFLQKNKLGFWEERGYSNTAYPWRNDRYS from the coding sequence ATGGAAGACTCAGAGAAGCTCAAAAGAATAGTGGATGCCCGCATGAAACTGAAAGCCCGTTTCGAGGATAAGATACGGAACACGCCATCTGTATCAGATAACAGGCCCATGGGCAAAGGAAATCCCAACCGCCATGGCATGCCGGTGATCCCTGTTGGCCAAACCCTTACTGTAAAATGGCCGGTACTGGACTTAGGCATTCAACCGGATGTTCCCCTCAACGAATGGCGCCTGGTCATAGACGGAGATGTGGAAAGCCCCGTAGAACTAACCTGGGAAGATTTTCTTGCCCTTCCACAAACAGAAGATACATCGGACTTTCACTGTGTAACCACCTGGTCTAAACTGAACATGAACTGGAAAGGCGTTCGCCTGCTGGACCTTGCAGCGCTCGTGCAGCCACATGAAACGGCCACGCATATACTTTGTTACGGGTACGATGGATACACCACCAATATTTCCCTGGAAGAAGCATTAAAACCGGATGTATTATTGGTGCATACCATAGAAGGAGTACCCTTACCCAAAGAGCACGGAGGCCCTGTGAGAATGATCACCCCACAGTTATATGCCTGGAAAGGTTCTAAGTGGATCAACAGGATAGAATTCCTGCAAAAGAATAAATTAGGCTTCTGGGAAGAAAGAGGTTATTCCAATACTGCCTATCCCTGGAGGAACGATCGTTACAGCTGA
- a CDS encoding glycine-rich domain-containing protein produces the protein MKGTGNFAMKFANDPLWQKIDTFSLHDPAFTQKLAKENNWTPGFTERAISEYKRFIYLCCIMPNGASPPPVVDEVWHLHILYTVNYWEEFCDRTLGRKLHHHPSGGGLGEKERHVNWLEDTIKNYRFIFEEEPPPDIWGTASPPNLNINPPSGNKRPVFPRSILVLLLIILIAVFNNMNYAFLPWITFGAIIIIVLSASSNKKGNGSGGCSGSSCSSSCSSSCGSSCGGGCGGCGGD, from the coding sequence ATGAAAGGAACTGGAAATTTTGCTATGAAATTTGCCAATGATCCGCTCTGGCAAAAGATTGACACCTTCTCCCTCCATGACCCTGCTTTCACTCAGAAATTAGCTAAGGAAAACAATTGGACCCCCGGTTTTACAGAAAGAGCGATCAGCGAGTACAAACGATTCATTTACCTCTGTTGCATTATGCCAAACGGCGCTTCGCCACCACCGGTTGTAGATGAAGTATGGCACCTGCACATCCTGTACACCGTGAATTACTGGGAGGAATTTTGTGACAGAACATTAGGAAGAAAGTTACATCACCACCCTTCGGGAGGAGGCCTTGGAGAAAAAGAAAGACACGTTAACTGGTTAGAGGATACAATTAAGAACTACCGCTTCATATTTGAAGAAGAACCGCCACCAGATATCTGGGGAACAGCCTCTCCGCCCAACCTCAACATTAACCCGCCCTCCGGAAATAAGCGCCCCGTATTTCCACGATCTATACTGGTACTACTGCTCATCATATTGATCGCTGTTTTCAACAACATGAACTACGCTTTTCTTCCATGGATCACTTTTGGTGCAATCATCATCATAGTATTATCCGCTTCTTCCAATAAAAAAGGAAACGGATCAGGCGGATGCAGCGGCAGTAGTTGCAGCAGTAGTTGTAGCAGTAGTTGCGGAAGCAGTTGTGGAGGAGGTTGCGGCGGATGCGGTGGAGATTAA
- a CDS encoding DUF2147 domain-containing protein, whose product MKSATMLLAVFFCATMATFAQAAEGDKILGIWLSENKNGKIQIYKAGDKYFGKLIWGKTMYEADGVTSRKDTKNSDASQRNRNLKDLVILTNMEYDDGEWTDGKVYDPEKGKTYSCTMKLNGNQLSLRGYVGVSLLGRTSVWTRVQ is encoded by the coding sequence ATGAAAAGTGCAACAATGCTCCTGGCCGTGTTCTTTTGCGCAACAATGGCAACATTTGCGCAGGCCGCGGAAGGGGATAAGATCTTAGGTATCTGGTTAAGTGAAAACAAGAATGGAAAGATCCAGATCTACAAAGCAGGAGATAAGTATTTCGGGAAACTGATCTGGGGTAAAACCATGTACGAAGCAGATGGTGTTACTTCCCGGAAAGATACCAAGAACAGTGATGCATCCCAGCGGAACAGGAACCTGAAAGACCTGGTGATCCTCACCAATATGGAATACGATGACGGGGAATGGACGGATGGTAAAGTGTATGATCCGGAAAAAGGAAAAACATATAGCTGTACCATGAAGCTGAATGGCAACCAGCTCAGCCTGCGGGGGTATGTCGGCGTTTCCTTATTGGGCCGCACTTCTGTATGGACAAGGGTACAATAA
- the rpiA gene encoding ribose-5-phosphate isomerase RpiA, with protein sequence MNKEKEKENAALAAVAFIEDHMVVGLGTGSTAYYAITAIAERVKKGLQIKAVPTSEQTATLALSLGIPLTDINAVDVIDITIDGADEFTKEKYMIKGGGGALLREKIVAAKTKREFIIADASKLVDHLGKFKLPIEVIPFARGYVMEELRKLQLKAAVRPFITDEGNNIIDVTYGKIEDPIALSAQLNEIIGVVTHGLFINLAFNILMGEGDQVKVFS encoded by the coding sequence ATGAACAAAGAAAAAGAAAAGGAAAATGCAGCACTGGCTGCGGTGGCCTTTATAGAAGATCATATGGTGGTAGGCCTGGGAACGGGCTCTACGGCATATTATGCCATTACCGCCATTGCCGAAAGAGTGAAAAAAGGTTTGCAGATCAAAGCAGTCCCTACCTCTGAACAAACCGCCACACTGGCCCTCTCACTCGGTATCCCATTAACGGATATCAATGCGGTGGATGTGATAGACATCACCATAGACGGCGCAGATGAATTCACGAAGGAGAAGTACATGATCAAAGGCGGCGGCGGAGCTTTGCTAAGAGAAAAGATCGTAGCGGCTAAAACAAAGAGAGAATTTATCATTGCAGATGCTTCCAAACTGGTAGACCACCTGGGTAAATTCAAATTACCCATTGAAGTGATCCCTTTTGCACGCGGTTATGTAATGGAAGAACTACGCAAGCTACAACTCAAAGCAGCGGTACGCCCTTTTATTACAGACGAAGGCAATAACATCATAGATGTGACTTATGGAAAGATAGAAGATCCCATAGCCCTCTCCGCACAATTGAACGAAATAATAGGCGTGGTTACGCATGGTTTGTTTATTAACCTCGCTTTTAATATCTTGATGGGGGAAGGAGACCAGGTAAAGGTCTTTTCTTAA